One part of the Leptolyngbya sp. FACHB-261 genome encodes these proteins:
- a CDS encoding alternative oxidase, with translation MIRFLVGILVLVINVLYRDRPFPRFYVLETVARVPYFGFLSVLHLYETLGAWRKADWLKVHFAESWNELHHLLIMESLGGNQKWVDRFLAQHAALVYYWIVVGLYILSPRSAYHFMELIEEHAFHTYDEFLKLNEADLKTQPAPQVAIDYYRDGDLYMFDEFQSCSVPGDRRPVIETLYDTFVNIRDDEAEHVKTMVACQQADAQQIFQSPHRPAAIPAGREAVAQS, from the coding sequence ATGATCCGTTTTCTAGTTGGCATCCTGGTCTTAGTCATTAATGTGCTTTACCGGGATCGCCCCTTTCCCCGCTTTTACGTTTTGGAAACGGTAGCTCGGGTTCCTTATTTTGGCTTTTTATCCGTCCTGCACCTTTATGAAACCTTAGGAGCATGGCGTAAAGCAGACTGGCTGAAGGTTCACTTTGCTGAGTCCTGGAATGAATTGCACCATCTACTGATTATGGAATCTTTAGGTGGCAACCAGAAATGGGTTGATCGTTTTCTGGCGCAGCATGCGGCTCTGGTTTATTACTGGATCGTTGTTGGGCTCTACATCCTGTCTCCTCGCTCTGCCTACCACTTTATGGAGCTGATTGAGGAGCACGCTTTCCACACCTACGACGAGTTTCTCAAGCTCAATGAAGCTGACCTGAAAACTCAACCCGCACCGCAAGTTGCTATTGACTACTATCGCGATGGCGACCTCTACATGTTCGACGAGTTCCAATCTTGCAGTGTGCCTGGAGATCGCCGTCCAGTGATTGAGACGCTGTATGACACCTTCGTCAATATTCGCGATGACGAAGCCGAGCATGTCAAGACGATGGTGGCTTGTCAACAGGCTGATGCTCAGCAGATCTTCCAAAGCCCCCATAGACCAGCTGCCATTCCTGCTGGCCGCGAGGCAGTTGCCCAAAGCTAA
- a CDS encoding Uma2 family endonuclease, giving the protein MSPLTLNLAPAIHLTDEQFYLLCQANGELRFERTVEGKLVIMPPTGGETGKRNGDIFGQLWSWNRQQKLGVAFDSLTGFRLPNGADRSPDTAWVKLDRWQALTPEQRQKFPPLAPDFVVELRSASDDLKPLQTKMQEYLSNGVRLGWLIDPENQRVEVCQPKQDMEVLQSPTSLSGGNVLPGFVLELGQIWS; this is encoded by the coding sequence ATGTCTCCGCTCACCTTAAACTTGGCCCCTGCCATTCACCTCACTGACGAGCAGTTTTATTTGCTTTGTCAGGCCAATGGAGAGCTTAGATTTGAGCGCACGGTTGAAGGAAAATTGGTGATTATGCCGCCAACTGGAGGAGAAACAGGAAAGCGGAATGGTGACATTTTTGGTCAGCTTTGGTCTTGGAACCGACAGCAGAAATTAGGCGTTGCTTTTGATTCCTTGACTGGCTTCAGGTTGCCTAATGGAGCAGATCGCTCTCCTGATACTGCCTGGGTGAAGTTGGATCGCTGGCAAGCCCTGACTCCAGAGCAGCGTCAGAAATTCCCGCCCTTGGCTCCTGATTTTGTCGTGGAATTACGTTCTGCCAGCGATGACCTGAAACCCTTGCAAACCAAGATGCAGGAGTATCTCAGTAATGGAGTTCGCTTGGGCTGGCTGATTGACCCAGAGAACCAACGAGTTGAGGTCTGTCAACCCAAGCAGGATATGGAGGTGCTTCAGTCTCCAACCAGTTTGTCTGGAGGAAATGTGCTGCCTGGTTTCGTGTTGGAGCTAGGACAGATTTGGAGCTGA
- a CDS encoding STAS domain-containing protein, protein MRYEVSCLSGVAASGPYEVIVLKPRGRMTSLEAVYFGQELQEVCGGRYPNVLVDMADVIFLDSCGIGSLVGGLKVAKQQGVRLALASLHGPVRLAAELICIDQLFEIYENAQQFLDALATGLSTSLDS, encoded by the coding sequence ATGCGTTATGAGGTGAGTTGTCTGAGCGGCGTAGCTGCCTCGGGTCCCTATGAAGTGATCGTTCTCAAACCGCGAGGTCGCATGACCTCTCTGGAGGCTGTGTATTTTGGGCAAGAGCTTCAGGAAGTTTGCGGCGGTCGCTATCCCAACGTTTTGGTAGATATGGCAGATGTCATCTTTCTAGACAGCTGCGGCATTGGCTCATTGGTCGGTGGGCTCAAGGTCGCCAAACAGCAGGGGGTCCGCTTGGCCCTGGCGTCCCTACATGGCCCTGTCCGTCTGGCCGCAGAGCTTATTTGCATCGATCAATTGTTTGAGATTTATGAGAACGCGCAACAGTTCCTTGATGCTTTAGCAACTGGCTTGAGTACCTCGTTGGACAGTTAA
- a CDS encoding TIGR04376 family protein: protein MSIFDDLSRFLEMRLEEFLRDNPQLELQALEDKLRDQEEETLQLLSDLHRQEQGLQEQILSTAQDIQRWHIRADKAEKANRPDLAQGAREREAMLLKDGNQRWGQMEMVKERIKQTTELQRQIQIRRQEVQAKAAEAAATARTASSSQQAENRWEWQTWNGASSTNAQVDDLEKKFRDWELDDEMEQLKRNMSR, encoded by the coding sequence ATGAGCATTTTCGACGACTTAAGCCGCTTTCTAGAAATGCGACTCGAAGAATTCCTGCGCGACAATCCTCAGTTAGAGCTGCAAGCACTCGAAGATAAGCTGCGCGACCAAGAAGAAGAAACACTCCAGCTTTTGAGCGACTTACACCGACAGGAACAGGGCCTACAAGAGCAGATCCTCAGCACTGCCCAGGATATTCAGCGTTGGCATATTCGGGCTGACAAAGCCGAAAAGGCCAATCGGCCCGACCTAGCTCAGGGTGCCCGCGAGCGCGAAGCCATGCTCTTGAAAGATGGCAATCAACGCTGGGGTCAAATGGAAATGGTCAAAGAACGAATTAAACAGACCACCGAACTCCAGCGCCAGATCCAGATTCGCCGTCAGGAAGTCCAAGCCAAAGCAGCTGAGGCAGCTGCCACCGCCCGCACGGCTTCTAGTAGTCAGCAGGCCGAAAACCGTTGGGAGTGGCAGACTTGGAACGGAGCCAGCAGCACCAATGCTCAGGTTGACGACTTAGAAAAGAAATTTCGCGATTGGGAACTAGACGACGAGATGGAGCAACTCAAGCGCAACATGAGCCGCTAG
- the sfsA gene encoding DNA/RNA nuclease SfsA, with protein sequence MPEPISIYQYPPLSEGILLRRYKRFFAEIQLTTGQVITAHCPNTGPMTGISTPGSAVQVSHSDSPTRKLKYTWEMIQVQDNKTPAWVGVNTGLPNRLVLRTLEAGLLPELGSYRVIRKEIPYGLENSRIDFLLEGDELPIYLEVKSTTWAKGALALFPDTVTIRGQKHLRELTALAVPDQSRSVILYFINRGDCNCFAPGDSADPAYGKYLRAAVAAGVEVLPCRFEITPQGVTFLGLAETLLQEP encoded by the coding sequence ATGCCTGAACCCATCTCGATTTATCAATATCCTCCCCTCTCAGAAGGGATTTTGCTACGCCGTTATAAGCGTTTTTTTGCCGAAATCCAATTGACTACGGGCCAGGTAATTACGGCGCATTGTCCCAATACTGGCCCTATGACTGGCATCTCTACCCCAGGTTCAGCAGTGCAGGTTTCCCATAGCGATAGCCCTACACGTAAGCTCAAATACACCTGGGAAATGATTCAGGTACAGGATAACAAGACACCTGCCTGGGTTGGGGTTAACACCGGCCTTCCCAACCGGCTAGTTTTGCGCACTCTAGAAGCGGGTTTACTGCCCGAATTAGGTTCTTATCGTGTGATTCGCAAAGAAATTCCCTACGGGTTAGAAAACAGCCGGATTGATTTTCTGCTAGAGGGTGATGAGCTGCCAATTTACCTGGAAGTGAAAAGCACCACTTGGGCCAAAGGTGCTCTAGCCCTATTCCCAGATACAGTCACCATCCGGGGTCAAAAACATCTGCGTGAACTCACTGCCTTGGCCGTCCCTGATCAGTCCCGTTCGGTGATTCTCTATTTCATTAATCGCGGCGATTGCAATTGTTTTGCACCAGGCGACAGTGCCGATCCAGCCTACGGGAAGTATCTACGAGCAGCGGTAGCCGCAGGGGTTGAAGTGCTACCCTGTCGCTTTGAAATCACCCCTCAAGGGGTCACCTTTCTGGGTTTAGCTGAGACTTTACTTCAAGAACCCTAG
- a CDS encoding SDH family Clp fold serine proteinase, with amino-acid sequence MNFDPFNLFWIFLFIASLQPAWQRRATEMRRLQALREFERQRNGRVILLIHRQESISLLGIPLSRYISIEDSEQVLRAIRLTPPNVPIDLVLHTPGGLVLATEQIARALIRHPAKVTVFVPHYAMSGGTMLALAADEIVMDENAVLGPVDPQLGNFPAASIINVVEQKPVGDIDDQTLIMADISRKAVRQVQRFVRTLLEDNIPSPKIQPERIEAIIESLTTGRVTHDYPITAEEATDLGLPVTVGLPKTIYNLMDLYPQPQGGRPTVQYIPMPYEPRIPLPQPKGRPIPEGAQAQPNRR; translated from the coding sequence ATGAACTTTGATCCTTTCAACCTATTCTGGATTTTCTTATTTATTGCCTCTCTACAACCAGCATGGCAACGTCGAGCGACTGAGATGCGCCGGCTTCAGGCTTTGCGCGAATTTGAACGACAGCGGAACGGTCGCGTTATTCTGCTCATTCACCGCCAGGAGTCAATCAGCCTACTCGGCATTCCTCTGTCACGCTATATCAGCATTGAAGATTCAGAACAGGTACTGCGAGCCATTCGCTTGACGCCACCCAACGTTCCTATTGATCTGGTTTTGCACACACCCGGCGGTCTAGTTTTAGCAACAGAACAAATTGCCAGAGCCCTGATTCGCCACCCAGCTAAAGTCACTGTGTTTGTCCCCCATTATGCAATGAGTGGTGGCACGATGTTGGCTCTGGCCGCTGATGAAATTGTGATGGATGAAAATGCAGTTTTGGGTCCTGTGGATCCTCAGTTGGGCAATTTCCCAGCCGCCAGCATTATCAATGTCGTTGAGCAAAAGCCAGTGGGCGATATTGACGACCAAACGCTGATTATGGCAGATATTTCCCGAAAGGCAGTGCGACAGGTACAGCGTTTTGTGCGCACATTGCTGGAAGACAATATTCCCAGTCCGAAGATCCAGCCCGAGAGAATTGAGGCGATTATTGAGTCCCTAACTACGGGCCGCGTGACTCACGATTATCCGATTACCGCCGAGGAAGCGACCGACTTAGGTTTGCCAGTTACAGTTGGTCTGCCCAAGACAATTTACAACTTGATGGACCTCTACCCGCAACCGCAAGGGGGACGTCCTACAGTTCAGTACATTCCAATGCCCTACGAGCCTCGCATTCCTTTGCCTCAGCCCAAAGGCAGGCCCATTCCTGAAGGAGCACAAGCGCAGCCAAACCGGCGCTAG
- a CDS encoding FAD-dependent oxidoreductase — translation MLVSRILTASLRSGLGLGVVLLGLSPHLAQAQTSQTPQAPQAVECEILIAGGGLGGVAAALEALSLGRQVCMTEITDWLGGQVSTQGVSALDERPLQRQQNLFPARYAEFRRRVQATYGQSNPGRCWVSALCFSPTVGQQVVREMLKPYERSGQLRLFTDTVVKDLDRSDNQLTAVTAIRHQPRQPAQNSEAYGRPLSAYLLDWYNPAPSPLFDKTVIRFVPPAQRSGSRLPWVVIDATETGELLPLARVPYRVGSDPPNRWEPSASRAVEAYCTQGFTYPFVMERTATPQVPIKPEFYESPLHKPYYSYEKPEFNFARIFTYRRIRGQQAGQTEAAIRVGDQTLQNWTWGNDWRISIPTQNLVLTDAQLRESRQLEPGGWQGGLRVEALRQAEDHALGFFYWLVAGQTDSQVPGARTGEYHFRYRLMRGTDSPLGTEHGLSRYPYIREGRRIVGRVSGSYPQGFTIYETDISQKPSDLNRGRPYLFYDAVGVSQYPIDFHGCIDEQFAALPGNTSVAQAPSYPFQIPLRALIPQEVENLLAGNKNIATSHISNAAYRVHPVEWAVGAAAGNTAAFALSNNLFPGELTLPTAQARAQLSQLQTQIRQQGNLTLFPGATIFETQWANYR, via the coding sequence ATGCTGGTAAGCCGTATTTTGACCGCTAGTCTCCGGTCGGGGCTGGGACTTGGTGTGGTTCTGTTAGGGCTTAGTCCCCACTTGGCCCAGGCTCAAACATCCCAGACGCCGCAAGCGCCACAAGCAGTTGAATGCGAGATTCTAATCGCCGGGGGTGGCTTGGGCGGTGTAGCCGCTGCCTTAGAAGCCCTAAGCCTAGGGCGTCAAGTCTGCATGACTGAAATTACAGACTGGCTCGGTGGCCAAGTGAGTACGCAGGGCGTCTCAGCTTTGGATGAGCGGCCTTTGCAGCGTCAGCAGAATCTTTTCCCGGCTCGTTATGCCGAGTTTCGGCGGCGAGTTCAAGCAACCTACGGCCAGAGCAATCCGGGTCGCTGCTGGGTGAGTGCTTTGTGCTTTTCGCCAACGGTGGGCCAGCAGGTGGTCCGTGAGATGCTGAAGCCTTATGAGCGCTCTGGCCAATTGCGTCTGTTCACCGACACAGTCGTCAAAGACCTAGACCGCAGTGACAATCAGCTCACGGCGGTGACGGCGATTAGGCATCAGCCGCGCCAGCCAGCGCAGAATTCTGAAGCTTACGGTCGGCCCCTCTCGGCCTATCTGCTCGATTGGTACAATCCTGCACCCTCGCCCCTGTTTGACAAGACCGTGATTCGGTTTGTGCCTCCGGCGCAGCGCTCTGGCTCGCGGCTGCCCTGGGTCGTGATCGACGCGACCGAGACTGGTGAGTTGTTGCCTCTAGCACGTGTGCCCTATCGAGTCGGTAGTGACCCGCCCAACCGTTGGGAGCCGAGCGCCTCAAGGGCGGTAGAAGCCTATTGCACCCAGGGCTTCACCTATCCCTTCGTTATGGAACGGACAGCAACACCACAGGTGCCGATTAAGCCGGAGTTCTACGAGTCTCCATTGCACAAGCCCTACTACAGCTACGAAAAGCCTGAGTTCAACTTTGCCCGTATCTTCACCTACCGTCGGATTCGCGGCCAGCAAGCCGGTCAGACGGAGGCAGCGATTCGGGTGGGGGACCAGACATTGCAGAACTGGACCTGGGGTAATGATTGGCGCATCTCGATACCCACGCAAAACCTGGTACTGACTGATGCCCAATTGCGCGAGAGCAGACAGCTAGAGCCTGGGGGCTGGCAGGGAGGGTTACGGGTTGAAGCACTGCGCCAAGCGGAAGACCACGCTTTGGGCTTCTTCTACTGGCTAGTTGCGGGTCAGACTGACTCTCAGGTACCGGGGGCAAGGACCGGTGAATACCACTTTCGCTATCGCTTAATGCGAGGTACAGATTCGCCTTTAGGCACGGAGCACGGTCTATCTCGGTATCCCTATATTCGCGAGGGACGGCGTATTGTCGGGCGTGTTTCTGGCTCCTATCCTCAGGGCTTTACCATCTACGAAACAGATATTTCCCAGAAGCCTTCTGACTTGAATCGGGGCAGACCCTACTTGTTCTATGACGCGGTTGGTGTTAGTCAATACCCAATCGACTTTCACGGTTGTATTGATGAACAATTCGCTGCCTTACCGGGCAATACGAGTGTAGCTCAGGCGCCAAGCTATCCGTTTCAAATTCCCCTGCGGGCGTTAATTCCTCAGGAGGTCGAAAATCTGCTAGCTGGCAATAAAAATATCGCCACCAGTCACATTAGTAATGCGGCTTATCGAGTGCATCCAGTTGAATGGGCAGTCGGGGCAGCAGCAGGCAATACAGCAGCCTTCGCACTGAGCAATAACTTATTTCCTGGCGAATTGACTTTGCCTACCGCCCAGGCAAGAGCTCAATTGAGCCAATTACAAACTCAGATTCGTCAACAGGGCAATCTCACTCTGTTCCCAGGTGCCACCATCTTTGAAACACAATGGGCAAATTACCGATGA
- the dtd gene encoding D-aminoacyl-tRNA deacylase gives MRVVVQRVKASQVTVQGQVIGQIGTGLNLLVGIAATDTPDELSWMVRKCLELRLFPSEAGGFERSIQEIEGELLVVSQFTLYGDARKGRRPSFAQAARPERAEALYEQFVEQLRLSGLRVETGQFGAMMQVAIDNDGPVTLLLEREANS, from the coding sequence ATGCGTGTCGTGGTGCAACGGGTCAAAGCCTCGCAAGTTACAGTTCAGGGTCAAGTGATTGGCCAGATTGGTACTGGCCTCAATTTACTAGTGGGCATCGCCGCCACAGACACCCCCGACGAGTTGAGCTGGATGGTTCGCAAATGCCTGGAACTGCGGCTATTCCCTAGTGAAGCGGGAGGCTTTGAGCGGTCGATTCAGGAGATCGAGGGCGAACTGTTGGTGGTGAGCCAGTTTACGCTGTACGGCGATGCTCGCAAGGGCCGTCGTCCGTCCTTTGCTCAAGCAGCCCGTCCCGAACGAGCAGAAGCCCTCTACGAGCAGTTTGTTGAGCAGCTACGGCTCAGTGGCCTGCGAGTCGAGACCGGTCAGTTTGGGGCCATGATGCAGGTTGCCATTGACAATGATGGTCCCGTCACACTCCTGCTAGAGCGGGAAGCTAACTCATGA
- the add gene encoding adenosine deaminase has product MTASKTQKLIQALPKVELHLHLEGAIPLNTLWQLVEKYGGTSELGDLAQLEQKFAYKDFAHFIDTWIWKNNFLREYEDFTLIAAAVAEDLTNQNVRYAEVFYSPGDFARHGLEVQELTAAIRRGLNTQPEITINLVADLIRDFGPEQGAIWLQAVSEVKELGVIGIGIGGSEQAFPPEPYAAVFETARNFGFKTSAHAGEAAGPESIWGAVKTLQVDRIGHGTRAIEDPSLVNWLQTQQIPIEACPISNLRTGVVPNLAAHPIRQFYAQNLLVSVNTDDPKMFNTSLEEEYLALMSTFGFQFPDIIRFSENAIQSAWCSADFQQKLMGELHNFVALAQTTESTSSNA; this is encoded by the coding sequence ATGACTGCAAGCAAGACACAGAAGCTGATCCAAGCCCTGCCCAAAGTTGAACTCCATCTTCACTTGGAAGGGGCGATTCCCCTCAACACCCTCTGGCAACTAGTTGAGAAGTACGGAGGGACAAGCGAACTGGGAGATTTAGCCCAGCTAGAGCAAAAGTTTGCCTATAAAGACTTTGCCCACTTCATCGACACTTGGATTTGGAAAAACAACTTTCTACGGGAGTACGAAGACTTCACTTTGATTGCAGCTGCCGTTGCTGAAGATTTGACCAACCAAAATGTTCGCTATGCCGAAGTTTTCTACTCACCGGGTGACTTTGCCCGACACGGTTTAGAAGTTCAAGAGCTGACTGCAGCGATCCGCCGAGGGCTCAATACTCAACCAGAGATTACGATCAACCTAGTCGCTGATCTCATTCGAGATTTCGGCCCAGAGCAAGGAGCTATTTGGCTACAAGCCGTTTCAGAAGTCAAAGAGCTGGGGGTCATTGGTATTGGCATTGGTGGCTCAGAACAAGCTTTTCCGCCCGAACCCTATGCGGCGGTTTTTGAAACCGCTAGAAACTTTGGCTTCAAAACCTCAGCCCATGCAGGCGAGGCGGCTGGACCTGAGAGCATTTGGGGAGCCGTGAAGACTCTACAGGTAGATCGCATTGGCCATGGAACTCGCGCCATTGAAGATCCCAGTTTGGTCAACTGGTTACAAACGCAACAGATCCCGATTGAAGCTTGTCCGATTTCCAATTTAAGAACTGGAGTTGTGCCGAACTTAGCGGCGCATCCAATCCGACAATTTTATGCTCAGAACCTGCTGGTTTCTGTGAATACTGACGACCCCAAAATGTTCAACACGAGCTTAGAAGAGGAATATCTAGCGCTGATGTCAACCTTCGGCTTTCAATTTCCTGACATTATTAGATTCAGCGAGAATGCGATCCAGTCCGCTTGGTGCAGTGCCGATTTTCAGCAAAAACTGATGGGGGAGCTCCATAATTTCGTTGCTTTAGCTCAGACTACCGAGTCAACTTCTTCTAATGCCTGA
- a CDS encoding pentapeptide repeat-containing protein translates to MGRRLIAGLMTLLLSISLSLSSWAGAAWAQANTVNYNSTDLRGRDLSNTDFVGTTFVNANMRQSDFHGANLQGAILTKGILSEANLQGANLTGALVDRVNLMGADLTDVILVEATLSSTRLQNAKITGADFTDAILDRSEAIALCQRAEGTNPVTGALTRESLGCR, encoded by the coding sequence ATGGGAAGACGGTTGATTGCAGGACTCATGACGCTGCTGCTGAGTATTAGCCTGAGCTTGAGCAGTTGGGCCGGTGCAGCCTGGGCACAAGCCAATACCGTGAACTACAACAGCACCGATTTGAGGGGACGGGATCTCTCCAATACAGATTTTGTGGGCACCACTTTTGTTAATGCCAATATGCGTCAGTCTGACTTCCACGGGGCCAATCTTCAAGGAGCCATTTTAACCAAAGGCATTTTGAGCGAGGCGAACCTGCAGGGAGCTAACCTTACCGGCGCTTTAGTAGACCGCGTGAATCTGATGGGTGCCGACCTCACCGATGTCATTTTGGTGGAAGCCACTCTGAGTAGCACTCGGCTTCAGAACGCCAAGATTACGGGTGCCGATTTTACCGATGCGATTCTCGACCGTTCAGAAGCGATTGCCCTGTGCCAACGGGCGGAAGGCACGAATCCGGTTACTGGTGCTTTAACCCGTGAGAGTTTGGGCTGTCGCTAA
- a CDS encoding DUF1517 domain-containing protein has translation MKSKLFSQLKRLLRPALALLLVALMVLGNADGALAARSGGRAGGRSFGAPRRSMPPSGQTYRGPSGGYYPGGGGYYPGGGFGFPFLFPVFGIGGGFGGLFTLLIFFSIAGFLARSFRSATSGGEGGDDYTGYPSNKVQVNKVQVGLLANARGLQAELNDLARRADTSSPAGYTRLLQETTLALLRHPDYWAYAGSDNKTIALAAAEGQFNQLALSERSKFNRETLSNVDNLLTQAPARAALTGDQADLSEGPGEFIVVTLLTAVEGDFRLPPVRSAADLQQALQALGSVSSDRLLAVEVLWTPQAEDDTLTADQMLTSYSQLVSV, from the coding sequence ATGAAATCTAAACTTTTTAGCCAGCTCAAGCGCCTACTGCGTCCCGCATTGGCGTTGCTGCTGGTCGCCTTGATGGTCCTGGGCAACGCGGATGGAGCCCTGGCGGCCCGTTCTGGAGGTCGGGCTGGTGGACGTTCCTTTGGAGCCCCCCGTCGTAGCATGCCCCCTTCAGGCCAGACCTATCGTGGCCCCAGTGGTGGTTACTATCCCGGCGGCGGTGGCTACTATCCCGGTGGCGGGTTTGGCTTCCCCTTCCTGTTCCCCGTGTTTGGCATTGGCGGTGGCTTCGGTGGCCTGTTCACCCTGCTAATTTTCTTCTCCATTGCTGGCTTCTTGGCTCGTAGTTTCCGCAGCGCTACCTCAGGTGGTGAAGGCGGCGATGACTACACTGGCTATCCTTCTAATAAGGTGCAGGTCAACAAGGTACAAGTGGGTCTGTTGGCCAATGCCCGAGGTCTTCAAGCCGAACTCAATGACCTAGCCCGTCGCGCTGATACCAGCTCTCCCGCTGGTTACACCCGACTCCTACAAGAAACCACACTGGCTTTGCTACGCCATCCTGACTACTGGGCCTACGCCGGTTCTGACAATAAGACGATTGCCTTGGCTGCTGCTGAAGGACAATTCAACCAACTGGCTCTCAGCGAGCGCAGCAAGTTCAACCGCGAAACTCTTTCCAACGTGGATAACTTGCTCACCCAAGCTCCTGCCCGCGCTGCCCTGACTGGTGATCAGGCTGACCTGAGCGAAGGACCTGGCGAGTTCATCGTTGTCACCCTACTCACCGCTGTAGAAGGCGACTTCCGACTACCCCCAGTTCGCTCGGCAGCTGACCTGCAACAAGCGCTTCAAGCCTTAGGTTCTGTATCTAGCGACCGACTGTTAGCAGTTGAAGTGCTCTGGACACCCCAAGCCGAAGACGACACGCTTACAGCGGATCAGATGCTTACGAGCTACTCGCAGCTAGTTAGCGTTTAG